ttgagtttgctccagtagatcctgatttcattcctatccgccattggctgttcttgtccagagtcttgcctcgaggcacaaagccctgagagaccttgctggggaagtctgaggcaaaaaaggcatagagtatctcggaactctctctccctactctaactcaatacagcagtgtccaactaatatctttgttttcttctgtaagaattcctgaagttggaaatctcgttatgattcccctgaatttactttcaggtttcaaactgagttttgatacaggccaatgttcttcctggaggatgctgtccttgaagaccagctgtacagagctttgcgccaccttcaatgctcctgaccattggatccccacgaaaactcctcagcgtcggccaaaggcaaaaggacctctgaggtccagcatctgcagtcttctgttctgcttcctcactgccctggagtgctgggaccccactacttcagggtcacgacagccaatcttcacgtctctgaccagctcttcctgcattgcaggtatcacatcaaggttggcattatttttgttggcccatctggcagctgtgctaagacgttgtcctaagacactccagaaaccacctggactgtacgtgctgctgtgctcctctttcagaagctgccagtatcatggcagtccccagcgagacccaggctcgtacagccagacgcttccctgggatccttcagaaagactataccctcttcctcatcctgactgtgggttccttatctcccaccatgacaggacacttctactggcctctcctctcaccctcccccacaaaggctcaccaaactcttcacctgccccaaggagttgcgccatacatccagttaacggcttcactttcaggaaaccccactcctgatccttccagcctgtctctcctgaaaagcctgtagccatccattgcagcaccccaagctgtgtgccttgtcccaccacgccttggcagttcctctgtcaaagtcaaaaagcacaggctctctctcaacttgtctcttcccctggctgagagttttggtgcacatctgggctgtggcacctcaggtgtagctccaggccaagctcggacgtctcttaaaggaaacctggtaccaagcattgaagaccttctgtgtgcaaaggctttgcttcacggcagagacacggtcaagtggacggcacctggaagcttaaagctgaaattggatgttgatggtgagcaaagcctgctgtctgcaagaacagagagaaacagggctgggaagggcggccctggcaagaaagagggtttttgtcagtggtgtctctgcagccctcaagggcctttgacaaaggtgaaggtgatctccatgaatgacaaggtgctgctgacaggtcccccacgagattttttggcctgttccttgactgtattatgaagagggcgagtaaatgttgggcaagagaaaaaacagcactttgagagtgcaacacatgagtggagaccctggtgcgacgtgtcttgtgttctaaactgcctcacatctactgcatggagaagggagagaccttgccccactgcagtggcaatcagtcacttgtgttatgaaaatttgcaagtggcccgtgctgaccgagcagagaggctaggacacaaagtacagaggtgcaagtgtaaatatttagtcatgtgcatgaggcgtccgagctcaattggggtacctcaaatgcggttaaacacagggttcttatgccattcaagcattcaggtaccttattatttgactaatgactaactaacacagacacggagtaccaattcctaatcacagtaaaactgcacaaagtagctatatctctgcagctccatcagccatcagccttctcgcggcttgtctattgatccagacgtccccggagttggtctattgctaattacttgtctgtgatgctggacactgggagagtttcaaaggtgtgtaagagggacgaggatactggcattatctcggttctccaggggtatcttttatccttcatggacagctgaatgattctgagaagtccttattttgagggcagggctgttcttctgctccttgtgatgagctgacctcctttaactcacttacgcaagcatgataaatcagtacacaacgggagctagctagctatatatcttaagaaagtcaattcATTTTCaaacgataaagactgatgggcataagagttagggaggtagattttgatacccttggatcagaggatgtctgtggccaggtgggtcctgcagagagctttttggtggtcaaggatcacctctttgtcatccagaatggtccatgccaacatgcaggaagtcatgccaaggtgtcaggaggctggcatgcatgagaaaagagctctgactaacatcaagcctgaagaggaagcacagagaaggtggaagctggctgccttccagcctccagggttccgtggttctgtgctggagagggccatttgtttgtgtgtgtgtgtgcttgtctgtgcatgggggaactggagggatgagggaatcccgaggccagcttctagagagatggagggtctgagaccagctcctggagggatccgtgctgtctgtgtatctatagaggtacacatctaacactaacgctaactagcatgcaaacagccccatcctcattgccctttctccacagactgtggattgtcttggtctggagtcttcccaaggtcccttccaggatgagagactgtgcatttctttccaccacgggtcttcccttcatgatgagggggagagcgctcacgttgcccatgaccacagaagtaagcagacataacgttggtccactccgctgtgggttttttgtcccactcaaggcattgactcaatgctgctcatcgggtatctccaaaccgctttcatcatatcctgagttgaactttcggttttcctttttcctctttccccttcccaagttcttttctttaaccattgtcgtagattcctctacaaacagcccagcttctctttccccacaggccctacatttgcttgctttgtgccctctctacggggcacaaagatgtttctaacatagctgttgtgacaattcctctgttggacagtacaaaattaggaatgtctttaattccctgtagtgccctgcaactcctcgtgctgttatcttgtgctgatgcatcaccacaaccatggtgaggtgcctgcacgcaaacatgaagaatgaacaaaatggatcttcagttcagggggaccttgggaaattctgggagtcagccagaagaaactgctgaagttttacaaagagaagtggccagtcctgcatcagggggaagaaaaacaccgtattacagtgccaggtgggacgtgacaggatgagcagtgaccttgaggagaagggcccacgcattatgagggacaccacgtgagccagtggcgcatgctgaccatgaacaaggccagctgcacacagggatggattaggaggagagggctacccagacagcttgacttttcatgccctttcagtgagccgtggtgtggccacacctggacgtgtctgtccctctgtgggaattcctgctgtagacaggtggggaggaacgggagagtgcccagaggaggtctgcacatggcctctgcttgaggccccagaccccatccttctgacctctgccatcccagcacaaccccaggaacatgctgtccctggagaaacaccagcctctccagacagctccagattcccctcccacaggatgggtggcctttatgtcatctgtgtgaagggctggggtacgtccctcagttaaacccacgatcttacctctcaccagacaccgactggtgactcctaaatccagtccaatatctctaaaatgttacaaacggacagtcagctttttattcctggacacatggaggaggaagaagaccttcaggggtgaatttcctcaggcatgtttggagaaagaccccagcattaaagcactgcaccagggagatcttgctttgttaacagagactctgtgaaagaggccagctctgagccactgtgaaatacatttttagaagggaaccaggtgaaactaagacgtaaatgtctcaggtgaagtgacacaagtgaaacctttgtgtaggagcataaaaaccataaatgacaatatcaacagcaatgatgagaaatgtaatcattaaaaacacaaagccaataacaaaacacacaaaaaagcagatggaatcaaacagtgcgggagtcatttgtggagagaggtggaacatttctccctcttgaaaaaaatccaagaaatcagatacctaatggcctccttgagctcctggttcctcatgctgtagatgagggggttcagtgctggaggcaacactgagtacagcacagccaccaccaggtcgagaactggggaggagatggaggggggcttcaggtaggcaaacatggcagtgctgacaaacagggagacgacggccaggtgagggaggcacgtggaaaaggctttgtgccgtccctgctcagaggggatcctcagcacggccctgaagatctgcacgtaggacagcacgatgaacacaaaacaaccaaagcctaaacaggcactgaccacaagaagcccagcttccctgaggtaggagtgtgagcaggagagcttgaggatctgggggatttcacagaagaactggtccagggcattgccctggcagaggggtagggaaaatgtattggccgtgtgcaggagagcatagagaaacccactgccccaggcagctgctgccatgtggacacaagctctgctgcccaggagggtcccgtagtgcaggggtttgcagatggcaacgtagcggtcataggccataatggtgagaagacaatactctgctgtgagaaagaagatgaagaacaagagctgtgcagcacatccggcataggagatgtccctggtgtcccagagggaattggccatggatttggggagagtggtggagatggagcccaggtcaaggagggagaggttgaggaggaagaagtacatgggggtgtggagacggtggtcacaggcaatggtggtgatgatgaggccgttggccaggagggcagccaggtagatgcccaggaaggtccagaagtgcaagagctgcagctcccgcgtgtctgcaaatgccaggaggaggaactgggtgatggagctgccattcgacattttcttcccctgggcttggagacctgttaatggaaagaaaagcagtgagaagttggggaagatttctctcaaactaaagtattcaattggtcttagaaacccaccaaactggctctcgcctttcaggaagaccttttgcaggtcctttttgtacactctggttggtgctggctgatagtccaccagagagctgagatctctgcaggattcagtcctgccctacagccatgggtaaaaaggaacacggggtgatctcagattaaatccactcctggcatcaaagggcttttcagcattgtcacccgactgcagggcagagctcagggcaccttgttgttggtgttgttctgttgtagtttccccaccacacctgaggagtgtttttaaggcagaaatccctggcatttctgctgtgctgcaagtgaaaccttgtgggtcctgcgagccaaggggactgtccctcagtgcagagcgaggacagcgagtttgtccatcggaattgctctcagctgccctgtgctgctgcctctttgagctggaggatgatcccaagcagacattcccctgagaagaacctggacactgctgagagcagaggagtcccatttacaagcgcagttctcccagcccctcacctgagctcactggacccgaggaggatctcagctctcccctcccagccagggacacagggggctcactgcagctgcctacattcagccctccagctggatttacgtggccttggcactgacatgtctactccgtggggctgctagacgacacagggatgccacgggagagctgagcccttctggagggcagcgtgcagccaagcaggacactcctgggaaagagccaactagcctaaagatggggtggcttactctcggccccacacactgca
This window of the Rissa tridactyla isolate bRisTri1 unplaced genomic scaffold, bRisTri1.patW.cur.20221130 scaffold_29, whole genome shotgun sequence genome carries:
- the LOC128903288 gene encoding olfactory receptor 14J1-like — its product is MAYDRYVAICKPLHYGTLLGSRACVHMAAAAWGSGFLYALLHTANTFSLPLCQGNALDQFFCEIPQILKLSCSHSYLREAGLLVVSACLGFGCFVFIVLSYVQIFRAVLRIPSEQGRHKAFSTCLPHLAVVSLFVSTAMFAYLKPPSISSPVLDLVVAVLYSVLPPALNPLIYSMRNQELKEKVSSENIL